A genomic segment from Nostoc sp. ATCC 53789 encodes:
- a CDS encoding ATP-binding sensor histidine kinase, with product MTLAASTYANPLPNIPGYEIVEQLYVGSRTIVYQAVEELSQRQVVMKLLQQDYPSFSELLRFRNQYTIAKNLNISGVIRPDRLIPYRNSYALVMEDFGGVALSKYNRSHQLTLLDTLAIALQLAEILHELYQHRVIHKDIKPANILIHPESQQVKLIDFSIASLLPKENEEIKHPNVLEGTLAYIAPEQTGRMNRGVDYRTDFYSLGVTLFELLTGQLPFAGDDPLELVHSHIAKPAPRVDEINSEIPEAIAQIVAKLMSKNAEERYQSALGLKHDLAICLEQLKTTGKIAAFVIGERDICDRFTIPEKLYGRETEVQTLLDAFARVSNGNSELLLVAGFSGIGKTAVVNEVHKPIVRQRGYFIKGKFDQYNRNIPLGAFLQAFRNLIGQLLSESDTQIQAWKARILEPLGDNAQVIIDVIPELERIIGTQPPVTELSGTAAQNRFNLLFQKFTQVFTTKEHPLVMFLDDLQWADSASLKLMQLLMSEREQGYLLLIGAYRDNEVFSGHPLILTLNEVSKVGATVNRITLASLSRSSLNQLVADMLKCAEVLAQPLAELVYQKTQGNPFFATQFLKTLHQDQFITFNIQAGHWQCDITQVREAALTDDVVEFMAKQLQKLPDETQNILKLAACIGNQFDLSTLAIVSEQLPQQVATDLWKGLQEGLILPISETYKFFQGNDLNDNYTDGISVAYKFLHDRVQQAAYSLIPQQEKQVVHLTIGRHVLNHTSAEQLEEQIFDIVNQLNIGCKLISDPLEQARLVELNLRAGRKAITTTAYDTATYCLQYACNLLPTDSWQTQYDLALACYSSAAEAAYLNTDLVQMETLAEIVLQQARSLLDAAKVYEIKIDAYTSLGEFTKAVTTGLNFLKSFGIEFPSQPNKQDFVDFLQQTRQQLAGRSTDELLNLPVMTSPQFQALLRMLVQISGPTYLASPSLYPLICCQQVQLSVTHGNIPASSFGYVVYGLLLCGVVGDITTGYEFGQLALQLVDKFNNQEYAAKVLYMTSKFTVHWVKNAATTLQPLQEAYTLGLKVGALAYAGYSGYTYAFHAYFVGKELTALETECQAYSIGLANIKQQAFLGYLHIVHQTVANLLGKCENTTKLVGTIFDEGITLANLEKANDKTGLWHFHMCKVTLTYLFECHDQTLYHCQQSKLNAGGGTGMLNVPTLYFYTALASFTQLSANLAENSQPDELWTLIADAKEKLQNWATYAPMNCQHRYDLICAEEQRVLGHPQQAIDFYDRAISLAQENGYIPEQAIANELAAKFYLGWRKEKIAAVYMQEAYYCYARWGSSAKTDDLARRYPHLLRPILQSVSQPLNVWESLTSKIAPDVSLHTSIDSSLPQRTNINNSLDVATIIKASQSLSATLQLDELLHQLTQIILQNSGGDRCALICPNADGEWQVVAIATPETTQLCSELLDGNLNLPVKLIQYVKNTQQVVMIDNLKTDLPVIDEYLTHKQPKSLLCLPIISHGQLIGIVSLKNRSTSGVFTSDRLFVLNFLCTQAAISLENARLYQKAQTYAQQLEKSQLQIVQSEKMASLGNLVAGVAHEINNPIGFLNGSISNAQEYAQDLLDYIALYQQYHPDAAAPVQKKAKNIDLEYLCQDLPKLLNSMQDASDRITSISTSLRIFSRADTEYKLSANLHEGIDSTLLILKYRLKANEHRPAIQVITEYGELPAIKCFPGQLNQVFMNILANAIDMFDEMARTQSYQEIADHPQQIKIRTAIVENQAFVWIADNGKGMSEDVKVRIFDHLFTTKGIGKGTGLGLAIARQIVVEKHGGSLEVQSQLGKGSEFCIQLPVL from the coding sequence ATGACACTGGCGGCAAGCACCTACGCAAATCCATTACCCAACATTCCTGGCTATGAGATCGTTGAGCAATTATATGTGGGTTCTCGAACGATTGTTTATCAAGCAGTGGAAGAATTAAGCCAGCGTCAGGTTGTCATGAAATTGTTGCAACAAGATTATCCCAGCTTCAGTGAATTGTTACGTTTTCGCAACCAATATACTATTGCCAAAAATTTGAATATTTCTGGTGTGATTCGTCCCGATCGCCTGATACCATATCGTAATAGCTATGCCCTAGTGATGGAAGATTTTGGCGGTGTGGCGCTATCAAAATACAATCGCAGCCATCAGTTAACACTATTAGATACACTGGCGATCGCCCTGCAACTAGCCGAAATTCTCCATGAGCTTTATCAGCATCGGGTAATTCATAAGGACATCAAACCTGCAAATATTTTGATTCATCCAGAATCGCAACAAGTCAAACTAATTGATTTTAGTATAGCTTCCCTATTACCGAAAGAAAACGAAGAAATCAAGCACCCAAATGTCTTAGAAGGCACATTAGCCTATATTGCACCAGAGCAAACCGGGCGGATGAATCGGGGCGTTGACTACCGTACAGACTTTTATAGTTTAGGGGTGACTTTGTTTGAATTGTTGACGGGACAGTTACCTTTTGCTGGCGATGATCCTTTAGAACTGGTGCATAGTCACATTGCCAAACCTGCACCCAGGGTAGATGAAATTAACTCAGAAATACCAGAGGCGATCGCTCAAATTGTCGCCAAGTTGATGAGCAAAAATGCCGAAGAACGCTACCAAAGTGCTTTGGGCTTGAAGCATGATTTGGCAATTTGTTTGGAGCAATTGAAGACAACAGGGAAGATTGCAGCGTTTGTAATTGGGGAGCGAGATATATGCGATCGCTTCACCATCCCGGAAAAACTCTATGGACGAGAAACAGAAGTTCAGACACTCTTAGATGCTTTTGCGCGAGTCAGCAACGGTAACTCAGAATTACTCTTAGTAGCTGGTTTCTCTGGAATTGGGAAGACGGCGGTTGTGAATGAAGTTCATAAACCCATTGTGCGGCAACGGGGCTATTTCATCAAAGGTAAATTTGACCAGTACAATCGCAATATCCCCTTGGGTGCCTTTCTCCAAGCATTTCGGAATTTAATTGGACAGTTACTTTCGGAATCAGATACCCAAATACAAGCATGGAAAGCCAGGATTCTTGAGCCTTTGGGAGACAACGCCCAAGTAATCATTGATGTCATCCCTGAATTGGAACGTATCATTGGCACACAACCGCCCGTAACAGAACTATCGGGTACGGCGGCACAGAATCGGTTTAATTTGCTGTTCCAGAAGTTTACTCAAGTCTTTACGACAAAAGAACATCCTTTGGTGATGTTTTTAGATGACTTGCAATGGGCAGATTCCGCATCCTTAAAATTGATGCAGTTGTTGATGAGTGAGCGGGAACAGGGGTATTTACTGCTGATTGGGGCTTATCGGGATAACGAAGTTTTTTCCGGCCATCCGTTAATACTGACCTTAAATGAAGTCAGCAAGGTAGGAGCTACAGTCAACAGAATTACCTTAGCATCTTTGAGTAGAAGCAGCCTGAATCAGTTAGTGGCAGATATGCTCAAATGTGCTGAAGTCTTGGCACAACCTCTAGCAGAATTAGTCTATCAAAAAACCCAGGGGAATCCCTTTTTTGCGACGCAATTTCTCAAAACTCTGCATCAAGATCAATTCATTACCTTTAATATCCAGGCTGGACATTGGCAATGTGATATTACTCAGGTACGCGAGGCTGCATTAACCGATGATGTTGTGGAGTTCATGGCCAAGCAGTTGCAAAAATTACCTGATGAGACTCAGAATATCCTCAAACTGGCAGCCTGTATCGGTAATCAATTTGACTTGAGTACTCTGGCGATCGTCTCGGAGCAATTGCCGCAGCAGGTGGCAACTGACTTGTGGAAAGGGTTGCAGGAAGGATTAATTTTACCCATCAGTGAAACCTACAAGTTTTTTCAAGGAAATGATTTAAATGATAACTACACGGATGGGATTAGTGTTGCTTACAAATTCCTCCACGATCGCGTCCAGCAAGCTGCTTATTCCCTGATTCCCCAACAGGAGAAACAGGTTGTGCATCTGACAATTGGTCGTCATGTATTAAACCATACATCAGCAGAACAATTAGAGGAGCAAATTTTTGATATCGTCAACCAATTGAATATTGGCTGTAAGCTCATCAGCGATCCCCTAGAGCAAGCAAGGCTGGTAGAGCTAAATTTAAGAGCCGGACGAAAAGCGATCACTACCACTGCCTACGATACTGCTACCTATTGCTTACAATATGCCTGTAATTTGCTGCCGACTGATAGCTGGCAAACTCAGTATGATTTGGCATTAGCCTGCTATAGTAGCGCGGCTGAGGCTGCTTATCTCAATACAGATTTGGTGCAGATGGAAACTTTGGCGGAAATTGTCTTGCAACAAGCTCGGAGTTTGTTGGATGCTGCCAAGGTGTATGAAATTAAAATTGATGCTTACACAAGCCTTGGTGAATTTACTAAAGCTGTCACCACGGGTTTAAACTTTCTCAAATCTTTTGGAATTGAATTTCCCAGTCAGCCGAATAAACAAGATTTTGTTGATTTTCTCCAACAAACCCGACAGCAATTAGCAGGACGTTCCACAGATGAGCTGTTAAACTTACCTGTGATGACTTCGCCTCAGTTCCAAGCACTGCTGCGAATGTTAGTTCAAATTAGTGGTCCTACTTACTTAGCATCTCCATCCCTGTATCCTTTAATTTGCTGTCAGCAGGTGCAGCTATCAGTCACCCACGGTAATATTCCTGCCTCCAGCTTTGGATATGTGGTTTATGGATTATTACTTTGTGGTGTAGTTGGTGACATTACAACAGGTTATGAATTTGGTCAACTGGCTTTACAGTTAGTAGATAAATTTAATAATCAAGAATATGCCGCTAAAGTTTTATACATGACCAGCAAATTTACTGTTCACTGGGTGAAAAATGCGGCGACAACTCTCCAGCCATTACAAGAAGCCTATACCCTGGGACTAAAAGTTGGCGCTCTTGCTTATGCTGGCTATTCTGGTTATACCTACGCTTTTCATGCTTATTTTGTCGGTAAAGAACTCACAGCTTTAGAAACAGAATGTCAGGCTTACAGCATAGGCTTGGCAAACATCAAACAACAAGCATTCTTAGGCTACCTGCATATCGTCCACCAAACCGTTGCCAATCTCTTAGGAAAATGTGAGAACACAACCAAATTAGTAGGCACAATTTTTGATGAAGGGATAACTTTGGCAAATCTGGAAAAAGCCAACGACAAAACGGGGTTATGGCATTTCCATATGTGCAAAGTAACATTAACCTATTTATTTGAGTGCCATGACCAGACGCTCTATCATTGTCAACAATCAAAGCTGAATGCTGGTGGCGGTACTGGGATGCTAAATGTGCCAACACTTTATTTTTATACAGCTTTAGCCTCTTTCACCCAGCTATCAGCAAATTTAGCCGAAAATTCTCAACCGGATGAGTTATGGACATTAATTGCGGATGCTAAAGAAAAGCTGCAAAATTGGGCTACCTATGCACCCATGAATTGCCAGCACCGATATGATTTGATTTGTGCTGAAGAACAGCGTGTTTTAGGACATCCACAGCAAGCAATAGATTTCTATGATCGCGCTATTTCTCTAGCTCAAGAAAATGGCTATATCCCAGAACAAGCGATCGCCAATGAACTTGCTGCCAAATTCTACCTCGGTTGGCGCAAAGAAAAAATTGCTGCTGTCTATATGCAGGAAGCTTACTACTGCTATGCCCGTTGGGGTAGCTCAGCTAAAACTGACGATCTAGCTCGTCGCTATCCCCATTTACTGCGTCCGATTCTCCAGTCGGTATCCCAACCCCTGAACGTGTGGGAAAGCTTGACGAGCAAAATTGCACCTGATGTTTCTCTCCATACCTCGATAGATTCTAGCCTTCCTCAGAGGACAAACATCAATAATTCTCTTGATGTTGCCACTATTATCAAGGCTTCTCAAAGTCTATCTGCCACTCTGCAACTTGATGAGTTATTACATCAACTCACCCAAATTATTCTCCAAAACTCAGGTGGCGATCGCTGTGCTTTAATCTGTCCTAATGCCGATGGTGAATGGCAAGTTGTCGCTATAGCTACACCAGAAACCACACAACTTTGTTCAGAACTACTCGATGGTAATCTCAACCTACCTGTGAAATTGATTCAGTATGTCAAGAACACTCAACAAGTCGTGATGATTGACAATCTCAAAACTGATTTACCCGTCATAGATGAATATCTCACCCATAAACAACCAAAGAGTTTGTTATGCTTACCAATTATTAGCCACGGGCAGTTAATTGGGATTGTATCTTTAAAAAATCGCTCAACTAGTGGAGTATTTACTAGCGATCGCCTCTTTGTCCTGAACTTCCTCTGCACTCAGGCGGCTATTTCTCTAGAAAATGCTCGACTTTATCAAAAAGCGCAAACTTATGCTCAACAATTAGAAAAATCACAATTGCAAATAGTCCAGAGTGAAAAAATGGCATCCTTGGGTAACTTAGTTGCAGGTGTCGCCCACGAAATTAACAACCCCATCGGCTTTCTTAATGGCAGCATCAGCAATGCTCAAGAATATGCACAGGATTTACTTGACTATATCGCCCTATATCAACAATATCATCCCGATGCCGCTGCACCCGTACAGAAAAAGGCAAAAAACATTGATTTAGAATATCTTTGTCAGGATTTACCAAAGTTACTTAACTCTATGCAGGATGCAAGCGATCGCATCACATCTATCAGCACTAGCCTGCGTATCTTCTCCCGTGCTGATACTGAGTATAAACTTAGTGCTAACCTGCACGAAGGCATTGACAGCACGCTGTTAATCTTGAAATATCGCCTCAAAGCTAATGAGCATCGCCCCGCAATTCAAGTAATTACTGAGTACGGTGAGTTACCTGCTATTAAATGTTTTCCAGGGCAGTTAAATCAAGTATTTATGAACATCCTGGCTAATGCCATTGATATGTTTGATGAAATGGCAAGGACGCAATCATATCAAGAAATTGCAGATCATCCCCAACAAATCAAGATTCGTACGGCAATAGTAGAAAATCAAGCGTTCGTCTGGATTGCAGATAACGGTAAGGGCATGAGCGAAGATGTAAAAGTGAGAATCTTTGACCATCTATTCACAACTAAAGGCATAGGTAAAGGAACAGGTTTAGGATTGGCAATCGCTCGGCAAATTGTCGTCGAAAAACATGGTGGTAGCTTAGAAGTACAATCTCAGTTAGGTAAAGGCAGCGAGTTTTGCATTCAACTGCCAGTTTTGTGA
- a CDS encoding type II toxin-antitoxin system RelE/ParE family toxin, with protein MQAIVSSGESLQENPHRGAIVDEIAGLRKLVVFFGKYGFIIHYVILEDDVVILRIYHGRENRPR; from the coding sequence ATGCAAGCAATTGTCTCTTCGGGTGAAAGTCTACAAGAAAATCCCCATCGAGGTGCGATTGTCGATGAGATAGCAGGATTACGAAAACTTGTAGTTTTTTTTGGAAAATACGGCTTTATAATTCACTACGTTATTCTTGAAGATGATGTTGTAATCTTACGCATCTATCACGGGCGAGAAAATCGACCTCGCTAA
- a CDS encoding calcium-binding protein yields the protein MANIIGTKGNDTLYANGGYDNTLTGGGGNDIYNYDTTYYTISDFGGVGKGVNPSAAVIAEVDTLNFVGNYGFTARNLALTQNSNNLEITFEGVADAKIILQNFALENLENLSKSTGATVNLGNILFYGQTSITDSFDVLNANSTQSTIFNKNTVTFLNDLNNNVNGFNNSDDVINGQGGDDIIDGLSGNDLLRGGAGNDTLAGGAGNDTLVGSTDNDSLVGGTGNDYLNVEFSTGDNTLSGGAGDDTLNADYSTGNNLLSGEDGNDFLSTSGYRSTSYPDSNDLSSFGNNTLIGGTGDDTLYSSGSLGNNLLDGGEGNDFLSTSGYYQGNAYQNYDSRSFGNNTLIGGTGDDTLYGSGSLGNNLLDGGEGNDFLSTSGYYEYTPYEDEYSPRDLSITYESRSFGNNTLNGGTGDDTLNADGSTGNNLLDGGNGNDYLSASNTNGNNTLNGGTGDDTLNASGSTSKVLNGGDDNDYLSASNTNGNNTLNGGTGDDTLYIEYSKGNNLLSGGDGNDSLSIYDNNLLGNNTLKGGAGNDYLSINDYSRGNNLLDGGDGNDYLSASNTNGNNTLNGGAGDDILTGGEGNDIFYGGDGIDTFVFNTNYYANVDRVYDFNASNELIQVSAAIFDNELLIGTLQTSQFTIGASATTNTQRFIYNSVTGGLFFDFDGSASEFTQVKFAQLSTGLSLTNNNFVVG from the coding sequence ATGGCAAATATTATTGGAACGAAAGGTAATGATACCTTGTACGCCAATGGCGGTTACGACAACACCCTGACTGGTGGAGGTGGTAATGACATTTACAACTACGATACTACTTATTATACTATCAGCGATTTTGGTGGAGTAGGTAAAGGTGTAAACCCCTCAGCAGCAGTCATTGCTGAAGTAGATACCCTAAATTTCGTTGGGAACTATGGTTTTACTGCTCGAAATCTAGCGCTGACCCAGAATAGCAACAATCTAGAAATCACCTTTGAAGGGGTGGCTGATGCCAAAATCATCCTGCAAAACTTTGCCCTGGAAAACCTAGAAAACCTCAGCAAATCTACTGGTGCTACTGTCAACTTGGGCAATATCCTATTTTATGGGCAAACTAGCATCACGGATAGCTTTGATGTCTTGAATGCAAACTCTACCCAAAGTACTATTTTCAACAAGAACACAGTCACTTTCCTTAACGACCTGAACAATAATGTTAACGGCTTTAATAATTCAGATGATGTCATCAATGGTCAGGGTGGCGATGACATCATTGACGGCTTGAGTGGAAACGACCTGCTCAGAGGTGGTGCGGGCAATGATACTCTTGCTGGTGGCGCGGGCAATGATACTCTTGTTGGTAGTACGGACAATGACTCCCTCGTTGGTGGTACTGGTAACGATTACTTGAATGTTGAATTTTCAACAGGCGATAACACCCTTAGTGGTGGCGCTGGGGATGATACCTTAAATGCTGACTATTCAACAGGCAATAACCTACTCTCTGGGGAGGATGGCAATGATTTTCTCTCCACCTCTGGCTATCGATCTACCTCCTACCCAGACAGCAATGACCTTAGCTCATTTGGCAATAACACCCTCATCGGTGGTACTGGTGATGATACCTTGTATAGTAGCGGTTCATTAGGCAATAACCTATTGGATGGAGGCGAGGGCAATGATTTTCTCTCTACCTCTGGCTACTACCAAGGAAATGCCTACCAAAACTACGACTCTCGCTCGTTTGGCAATAATACCCTCATCGGTGGTACTGGTGATGATACCTTGTATGGTAGCGGTTCATTAGGCAATAACCTATTGGATGGGGGCGAGGGCAATGATTTTCTCTCGACCTCTGGCTACTATGAATACACCCCCTACGAAGACGAATACTCACCCCGCGACCTCTCTATCACATACGAATCTCGCTCGTTTGGCAACAACACTCTCAATGGTGGCACTGGGGATGATACCTTGAATGCTGACGGTTCAACAGGCAATAACCTGTTGGATGGGGGCAATGGTAATGATTATCTCTCTGCTTCTAACACGAATGGCAACAACACTCTCAATGGTGGCACTGGGGATGATACCTTGAATGCTAGCGGTTCAACAAGTAAAGTGCTTAATGGGGGCGATGATAATGATTATCTCTCTGCTTCTAACACGAATGGCAACAACACTCTCAATGGTGGCACTGGGGATGATACCTTGTATATTGAGTATTCAAAAGGTAATAACCTACTGTCTGGGGGCGATGGCAATGATTCTCTTAGTATCTACGACAACAACTTACTAGGCAATAACACCCTCAAAGGTGGTGCTGGTAATGATTACTTAAGTATTAACGACTATTCAAGAGGCAATAATCTGTTAGATGGTGGCGATGGTAATGATTATCTTTCCGCTTCTAACACGAATGGCAACAACACTCTCAATGGTGGTGCTGGTGACGATATCCTTACAGGTGGCGAGGGTAATGATATCTTTTATGGTGGGGATGGTATTGATACCTTTGTTTTCAATACTAATTACTATGCAAATGTTGATCGTGTTTATGACTTCAACGCCAGTAATGAATTGATTCAGGTATCAGCTGCTATTTTTGATAACGAGTTATTAATCGGTACACTTCAGACAAGTCAGTTTACCATCGGAGCATCTGCAACCACTAATACTCAGCGATTTATCTATAACAGCGTTACAGGTGGATTGTTCTTTGACTTTGATGGCAGTGCTTCTGAGTTTACTCAAGTAAAATTCGCACAACTATCTACTGGATTGTCACTAACTAACAACAATTTTGTGGTTGGTTAA
- a CDS encoding NblA/ycf18 family protein has product MNQPIELSLEQEFSLRTFADQVQQMSREQAQEFLQMLYKQMMIREKTYQELLKHQWEVGSGSILG; this is encoded by the coding sequence ATGAACCAACCCATTGAATTATCTTTAGAACAAGAATTTAGCCTTAGAACTTTCGCGGATCAAGTGCAGCAGATGTCCCGTGAACAAGCTCAAGAATTTTTGCAGATGCTGTATAAGCAGATGATGATAAGGGAAAAGACTTACCAAGAATTGCTCAAACATCAGTGGGAAGTCGGTTCAGGTTCAATCTTGGGTTAA
- a CDS encoding type II toxin-antitoxin system RelE/ParE family toxin, translating to MSQIVWTQTAIDDLNRHYDFIKLNNVDAAARAVQAIVSSGESLQENPHRGAIVDEIAGLRKLVVFFGKYGFIIHYVILEDDVVILRIYHGRENRPR from the coding sequence ATGTCCCAGATAGTTTGGACGCAAACGGCGATTGATGACTTAAATCGTCACTACGATTTTATCAAACTTAATAATGTTGATGCAGCAGCACGGGCAGTACAAGCAATTGTCTCTTCGGGTGAAAGTCTACAAGAAAATCCCCATCGAGGTGCGATTGTCGATGAGATAGCAGGATTACGAAAACTTGTAGTTTTTTTTGGAAAATACGGCTTTATAATTCACTACGTTATTCTTGAAGATGATGTTGTAATCTTACGCATCTATCACGGGCGAGAAAATCGACCTCGCTAA